The Natranaerobius trueperi genome segment TTTATCTTGCGATTATGGATATCACTAAAAAATGGACTATGAGAACAAAAAATTGGGCTCAGATACTGGGACAACTAAGCATTTATTTCGAAGGATGAATATGAGAAAATTTTTCTTTGGTAGTTGTATACTAGGAGTTCTTTACTCACTAGTTACCATATAACAACAAAAATGATAAATCGAGGGAGATGATCCCCTTATCTAAGGAACTCCCTCGATTTACCCATGTTTATCCTGTAATTAAGTTATTCTTATATGCATTAACGGAATGTTTACACCAAATACTTGACAGACTCTCATATTCAAATGGCGGGAGTATGTGGGAATCGAACCCACCGACGACGGGACTCGCCGCCCAATGGATTTGAAGTCCACGGGGGGCACCAGCCCTCCAACTACTCCCGCTGTCAACAACAATTATTATAGCAGAGTTTCTAGCTATTTGCAAGATAATTTGATCATCTTAGTTTAAAATGTGTGTTCGTATGCAATTAACTAAATACTACCAAAATTATTGACTTGCTTTTTTAATTTTTACTGTCAAAAATTTTAACTTCGGGTTTATATTCAATTCTCCGCTCCAACGGTAACGGTAGCCAGAAGTTAAAATCAATCTTTAATTTTCTCCCCGGATAAGTTAGTTATCTAAATATTTAATAATAGAACGTATTTTGGGTTTTACTTGATCACTTTCCCCAATTCTTCTATCAATAATATTAATTCCAAGGTAGGATAATCCCATAAAAAATACCCCACTTATCAACCCGACTGAATTTTCTGATAAATTATTGATTTCCGCAAATTTTTGACCAATAATTATACCAATAAGTAAAAAGATAATTGGAACTAAATAAAGTAATATGGATACTTTTAATAAATTCTTTTCAGGTATTTCAATTTCTACAAAATCCCCAACTTCAGCATTTTTATTGTCTTTGGCCCAAATGGTGTTTTCATTGCTCTTTTTGCCATCACTACATGCACCACACTTAGAACAGGTAGAGTGATTTTGTATTAAGACTAAAATTTCATCATCACTTATCTTCATAACTCTTCCACTTTTAACTGCCATAATAACACCCCAATCGTACTATTATCTTTCTTTAAAATTACAACAGATTATTCTTCAAAGTTTTTATAATAATCTTATAGAATCTTTATTAACTCCCCATATGCTGGGTAGCTTTTTTGAAGTTATAACATTAATTTATCTATAAGTCAATTATAATATAAATGATTTAGTATGAGCTTATTATTTCCAATCAAATTATTAAGTTATTTTGAAGTGATTCTCTTTTCAAGATAATTAAAAGGTAAATTGGAGTAGGATTAATTTGAAAATGATTAAGTTAAAATTGTCAAAACAAGTGAGCTATCTCAACCAGAAGATTTTAACATACGAAATAATAATAACTTCTTGAATCGCCATTCATTTACGGATTAGAACATTTCGCTACTAAAATATTTGCGGGTGAAAGCGGTAATTTAATTACCGCTACCTCAACAACTTAGTCAACCATTGATTTTTTTTCCTGGCTGTGTTTACTTACACTCATTTTTTTATTTCATCTCTTCTTCACACCTATATTACCTCATAGTTGTCATCTCATTGGTTAGCGAATATTAATGATTTCATTAGCGTATTAATTATCAAATATACAGAAATTATGTTACTCAGTTTTTTCAATAGAGAAACCTGTAAATACATAAATAAGTCCGAATACTAACGCTAGATAAGTCATTGGAGCAAACAAAATATAATCTGTGTATTCGACTCCTAGGGTACCTGTAACAAAAGCACCTGTTACACTCCATGGTACTACAGGAGCAAAATTAGTACCAGAATCTTCTAAAAGCCTAGATAAATTTTTACAATGAAGTTTATACTCATCAAATAATGGGCTTACCATTGGACCAAAAACTGCATATGTTACATAATAACTACCTGTTATTGTAAATAACAAACCATGAAGTATATAATTTGAGAACATAATAGATTTAGCACTTTTCGCTACATTTTGTACTCTGTTTAGAAAGGTATCTATTACACCACTAGATTTTAAAGGTGATCCAAAAATAGCCGCTGAGATCAGTAGTGCTACTGTACCCATCATTCCCATAAGTCCACCTTGATGTAACATCTCATCTACAACTTCCGCACCACTTGCTCTCGTATACCCACCGCTCATTGCTTCAGTTACCTCTAAAAAAGTTGCACCTTGAAAAATCACCGCAAACGAGCTTCCTAATAAAATTCCAATACCAAATACCATAAGGGGAGATTTACGTCTATAAATCAAAAATAAGACTAATATTGGGGGAAGGATTAAAAGAGGATTTAAATTAAATTCATTTTGAAGTGAATTTAGAATAATATCATAATCTTCACCACTAACTTCTCCCCCACCATACTTAAAACCAATAATAGCATATACTATAAGAGAAATAACAAATCCAGGAATGGTGGTATATAACATATGCTTTATATGATCTACAATATCAGTCCCTGTTACTCCAGCTGCAAGAACTGTTGTATCAGATAAAGGTGACATTTTATCTCCGAAAATCGCACCTACTACAACTGCCCCTGCAGTATAGTGTGGTGGTATACCTAGTCCTACTGATATGCCCATCAAAGCTACACCTGCTGTTCCTAATGTTCCCCAAGAAGTACCAATTAATATAGACATAATAGCACATAAAATAGCTGCTGCTACAAGAAAAATAGTTGGATTAAGTATTTGTAAACCATAATAAATCATTAAGGGAACTGTACCAGATAATATCCATACTCCTATTACCATACCAACACTCATCAAAATTAGTATAGGAATAAACATCCTCTGTAGATTATTAATTAAGTC includes the following:
- the nhaC gene encoding Na+/H+ antiporter NhaC, with protein sequence MTKDSISVVKASILLIASISIVLGGVIFAEAPTEPVLILAGMVTIGLALMWGIDWDTIQDDLINNLQRMFIPILILMSVGMVIGVWILSGTVPLMIYYGLQILNPTIFLVAAAILCAIMSILIGTSWGTLGTAGVALMGISVGLGIPPHYTAGAVVVGAIFGDKMSPLSDTTVLAAGVTGTDIVDHIKHMLYTTIPGFVISLIVYAIIGFKYGGGEVSGEDYDIILNSLQNEFNLNPLLILPPILVLFLIYRRKSPLMVFGIGILLGSSFAVIFQGATFLEVTEAMSGGYTRASGAEVVDEMLHQGGLMGMMGTVALLISAAIFGSPLKSSGVIDTFLNRVQNVAKSAKSIMFSNYILHGLLFTITGSYYVTYAVFGPMVSPLFDEYKLHCKNLSRLLEDSGTNFAPVVPWSVTGAFVTGTLGVEYTDYILFAPMTYLALVFGLIYVFTGFSIEKTE
- a CDS encoding SoxR reducing system RseC family protein — protein: MAVKSGRVMKISDDEILVLIQNHSTCSKCGACSDGKKSNENTIWAKDNKNAEVGDFVEIEIPEKNLLKVSILLYLVPIIFLLIGIIIGQKFAEINNLSENSVGLISGVFFMGLSYLGINIIDRRIGESDQVKPKIRSIIKYLDN